One stretch of Streptomyces sp. R21 DNA includes these proteins:
- the leuS gene encoding leucine--tRNA ligase gives MSETNTAAASEVAAPHRYTAVMAADIEARWQDFWDAEGTYEAPNPSGDLAGDPALVAKPKKFIMDMFPYPSGAGLHVGHPLGYIATDVFARFQRMTGHNVLHTLGFDAFGLPAEQHAVQTGEHPRITTEAAINNMKSQLRRLGLGHDKRRSFATIDPDYYKWTQWIFLQIFNSWYDDEAQKARPIAELVAQFESGERAVPGTRAWHELSTVERADLLSEYRLAYASDAPVNWCPGLGTVLANEEVTADGRSERGNYPVFKAKLRQWNMRITAYADRLLDDLDALDWPEAIKLQQRNWIGRSEGARVDFPVDGEAITVFTTRQDTLFGATYMVLAPEHPLVDKFVPAAWPEGTHDVWTGGHATPAEAVAAYRAQAASKSDVERQAEAKDKTGVFTGTYAVNPVSGERVPVFIADYVLMGYGTGAIMAVPAHDTRDFAFARAFELPMRCVVEPSDDRGTDPSTWDDAFASYDAKIVNSAGDDITLDGLGVVDAKARITEWLARKGIGEGTVNFRLRDWLFSRQRYWGEPFPIVYDEDGVAHPLPESMLPLELPEVEDYSPRTFDPDDANTSPETPLSRNEDWVAVTLDLGDGRGPRKYRRETNTMPNWAGSCWYELRYLDPHNDQKLVDPAIEQYWMGPREGQPTGGVDLYVGGAEHAVLHLLYARFWSKVLFDLGHISSAEPFHKLFNQGMIQAYVYRDSRGIAVPAAEVEERDGAYYYQGEKVSRLLGKMGKSLKNAVTPDEIAAEYGADTLRLYEMAMGPLDVSRPWDTRAVVGQFRLLQRLWRNVVDEATGALTVTGSEADEDTLRALHKAIDGVRQDLEGMRFNTAIAKVTELNNHLTKAGGAVPRSVAESLVLLIAPLAPHIAEELWRKLGHSSSVVHQDFPVADPAYAVDEAVTCVVQIKGKVKARLEVSPSISDEELEKVALGDEKVVAALAGAGIRKVIVRAPKLVNIVTA, from the coding sequence ATGAGCGAGACGAATACCGCTGCCGCCTCCGAGGTGGCCGCGCCGCACCGCTACACGGCCGTGATGGCCGCTGACATCGAGGCACGCTGGCAGGACTTCTGGGACGCCGAGGGCACGTACGAGGCGCCGAACCCGAGCGGCGACCTGGCAGGGGACCCCGCCCTGGTCGCCAAGCCCAAGAAGTTCATCATGGACATGTTCCCGTACCCCTCCGGTGCGGGCCTGCACGTCGGTCACCCCCTGGGCTACATCGCCACCGATGTATTCGCCCGGTTCCAGCGCATGACCGGCCACAACGTCCTGCACACCCTGGGCTTCGACGCCTTCGGCCTGCCCGCCGAGCAGCACGCGGTGCAGACCGGCGAGCACCCTCGGATCACCACCGAGGCGGCCATCAACAACATGAAGTCCCAGCTGCGCCGGCTGGGCCTGGGCCACGACAAGCGCCGGTCGTTCGCGACGATCGACCCGGACTACTACAAGTGGACCCAGTGGATCTTCCTGCAGATCTTCAACTCCTGGTACGACGACGAGGCGCAGAAGGCCCGACCGATCGCCGAGCTGGTCGCCCAGTTCGAGAGCGGTGAGCGCGCCGTACCCGGCACGCGCGCGTGGCACGAGCTGAGCACCGTCGAGCGCGCCGACCTCCTGAGCGAGTACCGCCTGGCGTACGCCTCCGACGCGCCCGTCAACTGGTGCCCCGGGCTGGGCACCGTCCTGGCCAACGAGGAGGTCACCGCCGACGGCCGCTCCGAGCGCGGCAACTACCCCGTCTTCAAGGCCAAGCTGCGCCAGTGGAACATGCGCATTACGGCTTATGCCGACCGCCTCCTTGACGACCTGGACGCGCTGGACTGGCCCGAGGCCATCAAGCTGCAGCAGCGCAACTGGATCGGCCGCTCCGAGGGCGCCCGCGTCGACTTCCCCGTCGACGGGGAGGCGATCACCGTCTTCACCACGCGCCAGGACACCCTGTTCGGCGCCACCTACATGGTGCTGGCGCCCGAGCACCCGCTGGTCGACAAGTTCGTCCCGGCGGCCTGGCCCGAGGGCACCCACGACGTGTGGACCGGCGGTCACGCCACCCCGGCCGAGGCCGTCGCCGCCTACCGCGCGCAGGCCGCCTCGAAGTCGGATGTCGAGCGCCAGGCCGAGGCCAAGGACAAGACCGGCGTCTTCACCGGCACGTACGCCGTCAACCCGGTCAGCGGCGAGCGCGTCCCGGTCTTCATCGCCGACTACGTACTGATGGGCTACGGCACCGGCGCGATCATGGCCGTTCCGGCGCACGACACGCGCGACTTCGCCTTCGCCCGCGCCTTCGAGCTGCCGATGCGCTGCGTCGTCGAGCCGTCCGACGACCGCGGCACCGACCCCTCCACGTGGGACGACGCCTTCGCCTCGTACGACGCGAAGATCGTCAACTCCGCGGGCGACGACATCACCCTGGACGGCCTGGGTGTCGTCGACGCCAAGGCCCGCATCACCGAGTGGCTGGCCCGCAAGGGCATCGGCGAGGGCACCGTCAACTTCCGGCTGCGCGACTGGCTGTTCAGCCGCCAGCGCTACTGGGGCGAGCCCTTCCCGATCGTCTACGACGAGGACGGCGTCGCCCACCCGCTGCCCGAGTCGATGCTGCCCCTGGAGCTGCCCGAGGTCGAGGACTACTCGCCGCGCACCTTCGACCCGGACGACGCGAACACCTCCCCGGAGACCCCGCTGTCCCGCAACGAGGACTGGGTCGCCGTGACCCTGGACCTGGGCGACGGCCGCGGCCCCCGGAAGTACCGCCGCGAGACCAACACCATGCCCAACTGGGCCGGCTCCTGCTGGTACGAGCTGCGCTACCTGGACCCGCACAACGACCAGAAGCTGGTCGACCCGGCCATCGAGCAGTACTGGATGGGCCCGCGCGAGGGCCAGCCGACCGGCGGCGTCGACCTGTACGTCGGCGGCGCCGAGCACGCCGTACTGCACCTGCTGTACGCGCGCTTCTGGTCCAAGGTCCTGTTCGACCTGGGCCACATCTCCTCGGCCGAGCCGTTCCACAAGCTGTTCAACCAGGGCATGATCCAGGCCTACGTCTACCGCGACAGCCGTGGCATCGCGGTGCCCGCCGCCGAGGTGGAGGAGCGCGACGGCGCCTACTACTACCAGGGCGAGAAGGTCTCCCGGCTGCTGGGCAAGATGGGCAAGTCCCTGAAGAACGCGGTCACTCCGGACGAGATCGCCGCCGAGTACGGCGCGGACACGCTGCGCCTGTACGAGATGGCGATGGGCCCCCTGGACGTGTCGCGGCCGTGGGACACGCGCGCGGTGGTGGGCCAGTTCCGGCTGCTGCAGCGGCTGTGGCGCAACGTCGTCGACGAGGCGACCGGCGCCCTGACGGTGACGGGCTCCGAGGCCGACGAGGACACGCTGCGCGCCCTGCACAAGGCGATCGACGGCGTGCGCCAGGACCTGGAGGGCATGCGGTTCAACACTGCCATCGCCAAGGTCACCGAGCTGAACAACCACCTGACCAAGGCGGGCGGCGCGGTGCCGCGTTCGGTCGCCGAGTCCCTGGTGCTGCTGATCGCCCCGCTGGCCCCGCACATCGCCGAGGAACTGTGGCGCAAGCTGGGCCACAGTTCCTCGGTCGTCCACCAGGACTTCCCTGTGGCCGACCCGGCGTACGCCGTGGACGAGGCCGTGACCTGCGTCGTGCAGATCAAGGGCAAGGTCAAGGCGCGCCTGGAGGTCTCCCCGTCGATCTCCGACGAGGAGCTGGAGAAGGTCGCGCTGGGCGACGAGAAGGTCGTGGCGGCGCTGGCCGGTGCCGGAATCCGCAAGGTGATCGTGCGGGCGCCGAAGCTGGTGAACATCGTTACCGCTTGA
- a CDS encoding ComEC/Rec2 family competence protein — translation MHAASGSRLGAAHPREEGPADLRMVPPALAAWVTAAVMVGEPPGWVTAVVVVCLTAGVALLMAGRRGSRGVVGRGGGRSRSWPRTSAAAALLCVAAAAASAGLHGADLRRGPVPSLARQYAHVTAEVEVTSDPRLTRPRINGDHAAPAAVLMDAEVRRVTRAAGTGGVDATDTAAGMDVVTRTPVLMIVDARSPRGSPWLAVLPSTRLRVSGRLVPALSGGGDRIAAVLRVRGSAPPQVVGEPSGAQRFAGRLREGLREATDGLDADARALLPGLVVGDTSRVTPELDEAFKATDLTHLLAVSGGNFTILLALFIGPPGLAQRAERRGLAPRTGVPLRATALLGAAVTLGFVIVCRPDPSVLRAAACGAIALLAIATGRRRSLIPALATAVLLLVLYDPWLARSYGFLLSVLATGALLTLAPRWSAALQGRRVPPRLAEALAAAAAAQALCAPVVAVLSARVSLVAVPCNLLAEFAVAPATVLGFATLATATVAMPAAKALAWWASWPVRWIADIARSGAALPGGGVGWPDSWTGALLLALVTAVVVVVGRRLLRHPWLSGACAVLFLLVVVQPPPLTRVITGWPPPGWRFAMCDVGQGDATVLAAGDGSGVVVDAGPDPALVDRCLSALGITRIPLVVLTHFHADHVAGLPGVLRGRSVGAIETTGFEEPPDQAEFVRKEAAARHIPLTRAVAGERRRTEGLDWRVLWPPPNPPALAPDGPNDASVTLLVQSAGLRLLLLGDLEPPAQEALLRSPAAADLTSVDVLKVAHHGSAYQDPDLIRRVAPRLALISCGAGNPYGHPAPSTVAALRAGGAMVLRTDRDGAIAVAGAGGGLRVTTE, via the coding sequence GTGCACGCCGCTTCGGGCAGCCGGCTGGGGGCGGCGCATCCCCGTGAGGAGGGGCCGGCGGATCTGCGGATGGTGCCGCCCGCACTGGCGGCGTGGGTGACGGCGGCGGTGATGGTGGGCGAACCGCCCGGGTGGGTCACGGCTGTCGTCGTGGTCTGTCTGACGGCGGGCGTAGCACTGCTGATGGCGGGACGAAGAGGGAGCCGTGGCGTGGTGGGGCGCGGTGGAGGGAGGTCGCGTTCGTGGCCGCGCACCTCCGCCGCTGCCGCACTGCTCTGCGTAGCGGCGGCCGCCGCCTCCGCGGGGCTGCACGGCGCCGACCTGCGGCGCGGGCCGGTCCCTTCCTTGGCGCGCCAGTACGCCCACGTGACCGCCGAGGTGGAGGTCACCTCCGATCCCCGGCTCACCCGGCCCCGGATCAACGGGGATCACGCCGCTCCGGCAGCCGTGCTGATGGACGCGGAAGTCCGGCGTGTGACCAGGGCGGCCGGGACGGGCGGGGTGGACGCGACGGACACGGCGGCCGGTATGGACGTGGTCACGCGCACGCCGGTACTGATGATCGTCGACGCGCGCTCACCCCGGGGGTCGCCCTGGCTGGCGGTGCTCCCCTCCACCCGGTTGCGGGTGTCCGGGCGCCTCGTGCCCGCGCTCTCGGGCGGCGGGGACCGGATCGCGGCCGTGCTGAGGGTGCGGGGGAGCGCGCCGCCACAGGTGGTGGGGGAGCCGTCCGGTGCGCAGAGGTTCGCCGGGCGGCTGCGTGAGGGACTGCGAGAGGCGACCGACGGGCTGGACGCGGACGCGCGGGCGCTGCTGCCGGGGCTGGTCGTGGGGGACACCTCACGGGTCACCCCGGAGCTGGACGAGGCGTTCAAGGCGACGGACCTCACCCATCTTCTGGCGGTCAGTGGGGGCAACTTCACGATCCTGCTCGCCCTGTTCATCGGGCCGCCGGGCCTCGCTCAGCGGGCCGAGCGCCGCGGACTCGCGCCACGGACCGGAGTTCCGCTGCGGGCGACCGCACTGCTCGGCGCGGCGGTCACGCTCGGCTTCGTGATCGTGTGCCGGCCGGACCCGAGCGTGCTGCGGGCGGCGGCCTGCGGGGCGATCGCGCTGCTCGCCATCGCGACCGGACGCCGCAGATCGCTGATCCCCGCGCTGGCCACCGCCGTCCTGCTGCTGGTGCTGTACGACCCGTGGCTGGCCCGCAGTTACGGCTTCCTGCTCTCCGTCCTCGCCACGGGAGCCCTGCTCACGCTCGCCCCACGGTGGAGCGCGGCCCTCCAGGGACGCCGGGTGCCCCCGCGCCTGGCCGAGGCGCTCGCCGCCGCGGCCGCGGCACAGGCCCTGTGCGCACCGGTCGTCGCCGTCCTGTCGGCCCGGGTGAGCCTGGTGGCGGTGCCGTGCAATCTGCTCGCGGAGTTCGCCGTAGCGCCGGCCACGGTGCTGGGCTTCGCGACTCTGGCGACGGCCACCGTGGCGATGCCCGCGGCGAAAGCCCTGGCGTGGTGGGCGAGTTGGCCGGTTCGGTGGATCGCTGACATCGCGCGGAGCGGTGCGGCCCTGCCCGGCGGAGGAGTGGGGTGGCCGGACAGCTGGACGGGGGCGCTGCTGCTCGCGCTCGTCACGGCGGTCGTCGTGGTGGTCGGCCGACGGCTGCTGAGGCATCCCTGGCTCAGCGGGGCCTGCGCCGTGCTGTTCCTGCTGGTCGTGGTGCAGCCGCCGCCGCTCACCCGAGTGATCACCGGGTGGCCGCCGCCCGGCTGGCGGTTCGCGATGTGCGACGTGGGACAGGGCGACGCGACGGTGCTGGCGGCGGGCGACGGCTCGGGGGTGGTGGTGGACGCGGGGCCCGACCCGGCGCTGGTCGACCGCTGCCTGAGCGCGCTCGGCATCACCAGGATCCCGCTCGTCGTGCTGACGCACTTTCACGCCGACCATGTGGCCGGGCTGCCGGGGGTGTTGCGTGGGCGTTCGGTGGGTGCGATCGAGACAACCGGGTTCGAAGAGCCGCCGGACCAGGCGGAGTTCGTTCGGAAGGAGGCGGCTGCCCGGCACATTCCGCTGACGCGGGCCGTGGCGGGGGAGCGGCGGCGCACGGAAGGGCTCGACTGGCGGGTGCTGTGGCCGCCGCCGAACCCACCGGCCCTCGCACCGGACGGCCCGAACGACGCCAGCGTCACCCTGCTCGTACAGTCGGCCGGGCTGCGCCTGCTGCTGCTCGGCGACCTCGAACCGCCCGCTCAGGAAGCGCTGTTGAGATCTCCGGCGGCCGCGGACCTGACATCCGTGGACGTCCTCAAGGTCGCCCATCATGGCTCGGCCTACCAGGACCCCGACCTCATACGCAGGGTGGCCCCGCGACTCGCGCTGATCTCGTGCGGGGCGGGCAATCCGTACGGACACCCAGCACCCAGTACGGTCGCGGCGCTGCGGGCCGGGGGCGCGATGGTGCTGCGTACGGACCGGGACGGGGCGATCGCCGTGGCCGGTGCGGGCGGTGGGCTGAGGGTCACGACGGAGTGA
- a CDS encoding helix-hairpin-helix domain-containing protein, with the protein MALRSRSRTATPTSGPGRGPVSDGRTRHRRHQPRSRTRTRPRQASAEALRLRAETLFTERVGEHRESGNAPPGADRDVGASREGTAVALGIARGLGTRELGAGRVCGGAGEAVADAAFDADADAGVGVGVEPHVDVGGSAGPWRERAGLAVRERMPLWLQSRCGLERRSVAALTVVLVAAAVFAVQHFWVGRTQSVRAPEVVRAAAPWGETAGADGKEPGGPGARSGAAGDTSAGGASAGTVLVVDVSGKVRSPGIHRLPAGSRVEDALRAAGGVRPGASTEGLNRARLLVDGEQVVVGTPAPAGGAGPGGTGAVGTGGAVAGAAPSAPVSLNTATVEQLDTLPGVGPVLAQHIVDYRTQHGGFRSVDELREVNGIGDRRFADLRNVVRP; encoded by the coding sequence ATGGCACTTCGATCACGCTCACGCACCGCCACTCCGACCAGCGGCCCGGGCCGCGGCCCCGTCTCCGACGGCCGCACCCGCCACCGCCGACATCAGCCCCGGAGCCGGACTCGCACCCGGCCACGCCAGGCCTCGGCGGAGGCCCTCCGGCTGCGCGCGGAGACGCTCTTCACCGAGCGGGTCGGCGAGCACCGGGAGTCGGGGAACGCCCCACCGGGCGCGGACCGGGATGTGGGTGCGTCCAGGGAGGGCACAGCGGTGGCGCTGGGCATTGCTCGGGGGCTGGGTACGCGGGAGCTCGGCGCGGGTCGCGTATGCGGGGGTGCGGGGGAGGCTGTTGCTGACGCCGCTTTCGATGCCGATGCCGATGCAGGGGTCGGGGTCGGGGTCGAGCCCCATGTCGATGTCGGCGGGTCGGCGGGGCCATGGCGGGAGCGGGCCGGGCTGGCCGTGCGGGAGCGGATGCCGCTGTGGCTGCAGTCGCGGTGCGGCCTTGAACGCAGGAGTGTGGCCGCACTGACCGTCGTGCTGGTGGCCGCCGCCGTCTTCGCCGTACAGCACTTCTGGGTCGGCAGGACTCAGTCGGTCCGGGCCCCTGAGGTGGTGCGGGCAGCGGCGCCGTGGGGCGAAACGGCCGGCGCGGACGGCAAGGAACCGGGCGGACCCGGAGCCCGGTCGGGAGCGGCCGGGGACACCTCCGCCGGAGGCGCCTCCGCGGGGACCGTGCTCGTCGTCGATGTCAGCGGCAAGGTGCGCAGCCCCGGGATCCACCGGTTGCCGGCGGGTTCCCGGGTCGAGGACGCGCTGCGCGCGGCGGGCGGGGTGCGCCCCGGTGCGAGTACCGAGGGACTCAACCGCGCCCGCCTCCTGGTGGACGGCGAGCAGGTCGTGGTCGGCACTCCGGCACCCGCCGGCGGAGCGGGACCGGGCGGTACGGGTGCCGTCGGCACCGGTGGGGCCGTGGCCGGGGCGGCACCGTCCGCCCCCGTCTCCCTCAACACGGCCACCGTGGAGCAGCTCGACACCCTGCCGGGCGTCGGCCCCGTCCTGGCCCAGCACATCGTCGACTACCGCACCCAGCACGGCGGCTTCCGTTCCGTCGACGAACTCCGCGAGGTCAACGGCATCGGCGATCGCCGCTTCGCCGATCTGCGGAATGTGGTGCGGCCATGA
- a CDS encoding cytochrome b/b6 domain-containing protein, whose product MNPRRKNSSLPQPGRSAYGIASAAVLLLIPAIVLLGGDGVRNFLNFGAGVLCLVALSCSVIWGLVATDRLFLNTRQRLVAQAVHRTTAVSSVAFLFLHITVKLALDHTTLIAALIPFGLGVTGINGLIGLGSLAGLLMIFTAITGALRSAFASPAPIAARWRAVHQLAYPAWCAALVHGLYAGRQAKPIFVILYGLCLVAVMAALALRAAPRPFKRKVADRIMAALGTDTRPGREELEESRARNAETASLPGFDVRSASPSPDTAVPPQRAASPSTSLYDAPSRTMTPESGNGFAAAYRAVSATPRAQDPLAADQTARMNVPMDLQPTQSLPPVEGGGRWPAPSPPPVGEAPPSAYDPLNDTFVGAAYQGNFQSPYESPYETGETNDPYGTYNTNDTYNSGPATDSQPGAFDAPSSGEPWNAPSGGF is encoded by the coding sequence ATGAACCCTCGTCGCAAGAACAGCTCGCTTCCCCAACCGGGCCGCTCGGCCTACGGGATCGCGTCAGCTGCCGTTCTGCTTCTCATACCCGCGATCGTGCTGCTCGGAGGTGACGGTGTCCGCAACTTCCTCAACTTCGGCGCCGGCGTGCTCTGCCTGGTCGCCCTCAGCTGCTCCGTAATCTGGGGGCTGGTCGCGACCGACCGGCTCTTCCTGAACACGCGTCAACGGCTGGTGGCCCAGGCGGTGCACCGGACGACCGCCGTCTCCTCGGTCGCGTTCCTCTTCCTGCACATCACGGTCAAACTGGCCCTGGACCACACCACGTTGATCGCCGCGCTGATCCCCTTCGGGCTCGGCGTCACGGGCATCAACGGGCTCATCGGTCTCGGCTCCCTGGCCGGCCTGCTCATGATCTTCACGGCCATCACCGGCGCGCTGCGCAGCGCTTTCGCGTCCCCCGCGCCGATCGCCGCACGCTGGCGGGCGGTGCACCAACTCGCCTACCCCGCCTGGTGCGCCGCGCTGGTCCACGGCCTCTACGCGGGTCGACAGGCCAAGCCCATCTTCGTGATCCTCTACGGCCTCTGCCTGGTGGCCGTGATGGCGGCCCTCGCACTGCGCGCGGCTCCCCGCCCGTTCAAGCGCAAGGTGGCCGACAGGATCATGGCGGCCCTCGGCACCGACACCCGGCCGGGCCGCGAGGAGCTGGAGGAGAGCCGCGCCCGCAACGCCGAGACGGCCTCCCTGCCGGGCTTCGACGTACGGTCGGCGAGCCCTTCGCCGGACACGGCGGTGCCGCCGCAGCGGGCGGCATCCCCCTCGACGTCGCTCTACGACGCTCCCTCGCGGACCATGACGCCCGAGTCCGGCAACGGCTTCGCCGCGGCCTACCGGGCCGTTTCGGCGACCCCGCGCGCCCAGGACCCCCTGGCGGCCGACCAGACCGCACGCATGAACGTGCCCATGGACCTGCAGCCCACCCAGTCGCTCCCGCCCGTCGAGGGCGGCGGCCGGTGGCCGGCCCCGTCCCCGCCGCCGGTCGGTGAGGCTCCCCCGTCCGCGTACGACCCGCTGAACGACACCTTCGTGGGCGCCGCGTATCAAGGCAATTTCCAGTCTCCGTACGAATCTCCGTACGAAACCGGTGAAACGAACGACCCCTACGGCACGTACAACACGAACGACACGTACAACAGCGGTCCCGCCACGGATTCACAGCCCGGTGCCTTCGACGCGCCGAGCTCCGGCGAACCCTGGAACGCGCCTTCCGGAGGCTTTTAA
- a CDS encoding DegV family protein, which yields MSRHVAIVTDSTAYLPPRTMERHGITAVPLTVVLGDQALEEGTEISARSLAQALQKRRPVTTSRPSPEMFAETYRKVAESGATGIVSLHLSAEFSGTYDAAVLAAREAPIPVRVVDTGMVAMALGFCALAAAESAEAGGTVDEAVTAAEKRAAGTSAYFYVDTLDYLRRGGRIGAAQALLGSALAVKPLLELNGGRIELLEKVRTASKAIARLEEIVADRAGSAQVDIAVHHLAAPERAAALADRLRVRVPGLVDLHVSEVGAVIGAHTGPGLLGAVVSPR from the coding sequence ATGTCCCGCCATGTCGCGATCGTCACCGATTCAACGGCCTACCTGCCGCCCCGGACGATGGAGCGCCACGGCATCACCGCGGTGCCCCTGACCGTGGTTCTCGGAGATCAGGCGCTCGAAGAGGGCACCGAGATCTCGGCCCGCTCGCTGGCCCAGGCCCTGCAGAAGCGGCGACCCGTCACCACATCCCGCCCCAGTCCCGAGATGTTCGCGGAGACCTACCGCAAGGTAGCCGAATCCGGGGCCACCGGCATCGTTTCCCTCCATCTGTCCGCCGAATTCTCCGGCACCTACGACGCCGCCGTCCTCGCGGCCCGGGAGGCGCCGATCCCCGTGCGGGTCGTCGACACCGGGATGGTCGCGATGGCCCTCGGGTTCTGTGCGCTGGCCGCGGCCGAGTCCGCGGAGGCGGGGGGCACCGTCGACGAGGCGGTCACCGCCGCGGAGAAGCGCGCGGCCGGCACCTCCGCGTACTTCTACGTCGACACGCTCGACTATCTGCGCCGCGGCGGCCGGATCGGCGCCGCCCAGGCCCTGCTGGGCTCCGCGCTCGCGGTGAAGCCACTGCTGGAGCTGAACGGCGGCCGCATCGAACTCCTGGAAAAGGTGCGCACGGCGTCCAAGGCGATCGCCCGCCTGGAGGAGATCGTGGCCGACCGTGCGGGCAGCGCCCAGGTCGACATCGCCGTCCATCACCTCGCCGCCCCCGAGCGGGCAGCGGCCCTCGCGGACCGGTTGCGTGTGCGGGTGCCGGGCCTCGTCGATCTGCATGTCAGCGAGGTCGGAGCGGTGATCGGGGCGCACACGGGTCCCGGACTGCTGGGGGCGGTTGTCTCTCCTCGGTGA
- a CDS encoding NADH-ubiquinone oxidoreductase-F iron-sulfur binding region domain-containing protein, with amino-acid sequence MNEALPDVPEVRVVGLPQLTSGFDLVERLDLPMHLKVHGPLEPIGGEQLAQLAERISLKGRGGAGFPFHKKLRSVAESAIKRGVRPVVVVNGSEDEPACRKDTVMINRAPHLILDGALLVAEALGARTLVVGVTRESTQRSMEAALAERGLTNRRGAAIRARVQRNPVRMVTGAAASLIRSIDGGPAIPPGRKISASQSGVGGAPTLLSNAETFAQLAIAARIGSERYCNTGLYDEPGTVMLTVSGAVARPMVLEVPTGVPLRYVLQLAGAPPVLQGVLTGGYHGKWLDSATVDEAIVSRNSLDAVGGALGAGAVLPISQETCALGESLRVAQWLAGESAGQCGPCYLGLPAAARGLEDILNGGGPAALEAVKQVAKAVKRRGACSHPDGSAMFLESTLKAFTDDLAAHVLGNGCGRPVHGVLPLFEPGQVPSGVPGGQPEDSGPSRQKIYVDWTLCRGHGLCADILPEVFELGADGFPTVAQAPVPRYAEAKAVRAVRRCPALALRIEEERSAAPARNNLPVLSQGRGRRALGSGRG; translated from the coding sequence GTGAACGAGGCCCTGCCCGACGTCCCAGAAGTCCGGGTCGTCGGGCTTCCGCAGCTCACGTCAGGCTTCGACCTTGTCGAGCGGCTCGACCTGCCGATGCACCTCAAGGTGCACGGCCCGCTCGAACCGATCGGCGGCGAGCAGCTCGCGCAGCTCGCCGAGCGGATCTCCCTCAAGGGGCGCGGCGGCGCGGGCTTCCCCTTCCACAAGAAGCTGCGGTCGGTCGCCGAGTCGGCGATCAAGCGCGGCGTACGGCCCGTGGTCGTCGTCAACGGAAGTGAGGACGAGCCCGCCTGCCGCAAGGACACGGTGATGATCAACCGTGCTCCGCATCTCATCCTGGACGGTGCCCTGCTGGTCGCCGAGGCACTGGGTGCCCGCACCCTCGTCGTCGGCGTGACCCGCGAATCCACCCAGCGTTCGATGGAGGCGGCGCTCGCCGAGCGCGGGCTGACCAACCGGCGCGGCGCGGCCATCCGCGCCCGCGTCCAGCGCAATCCGGTCCGCATGGTGACCGGCGCGGCGGCCTCGCTGATCCGCTCCATAGACGGCGGCCCGGCGATCCCGCCGGGCCGCAAGATCAGCGCGTCGCAGAGCGGTGTCGGCGGCGCACCCACACTGCTGTCCAACGCCGAGACGTTCGCCCAGCTGGCCATCGCCGCCCGCATCGGCTCCGAGCGCTACTGCAACACCGGTCTGTACGACGAGCCGGGCACCGTCATGCTCACCGTCTCCGGAGCGGTCGCCCGCCCGATGGTGCTTGAGGTCCCGACCGGTGTACCTCTGCGGTACGTGCTTCAGCTCGCCGGCGCGCCCCCGGTGCTGCAGGGCGTGCTGACCGGCGGCTACCACGGCAAGTGGCTGGACTCCGCGACGGTCGACGAGGCGATCGTGTCGCGGAACTCGCTGGACGCGGTCGGCGGAGCGCTCGGCGCGGGCGCGGTGCTGCCGATCAGCCAGGAGACCTGCGCCCTCGGCGAATCGCTGCGGGTGGCCCAGTGGCTGGCCGGGGAGAGCGCGGGACAGTGCGGTCCCTGCTACCTCGGTCTGCCCGCCGCGGCACGCGGCCTGGAGGACATCCTCAACGGCGGCGGCCCGGCCGCCCTGGAGGCCGTGAAGCAGGTCGCCAAGGCCGTGAAGCGGCGCGGTGCCTGCTCGCACCCGGACGGCTCCGCGATGTTCCTGGAGTCGACGCTCAAGGCGTTCACCGACGACCTGGCCGCGCACGTCCTCGGCAACGGCTGCGGCCGGCCGGTGCACGGCGTGCTCCCGCTGTTCGAGCCGGGACAGGTCCCGAGCGGCGTCCCCGGCGGCCAGCCGGAGGACTCGGGACCCAGCCGTCAGAAGATCTACGTCGACTGGACGCTGTGCCGCGGCCACGGCCTGTGCGCGGACATTCTCCCGGAGGTCTTCGAACTGGGCGCCGACGGCTTCCCGACCGTCGCTCAGGCGCCGGTGCCCCGTTACGCGGAAGCGAAGGCCGTGCGCGCCGTACGCCGCTGCCCGGCGCTCGCTCTGCGCATCGAGGAGGAGCGGTCCGCCGCTCCGGCGCGCAACAACCTGCCCGTCCTCTCGCAGGGGCGCGGCCGCCGCGCCCTCGGCAGCGGCCGGGGCTGA